In a genomic window of Scyliorhinus torazame isolate Kashiwa2021f chromosome 5, sScyTor2.1, whole genome shotgun sequence:
- the LOC140419959 gene encoding uncharacterized protein has protein sequence MERHEDTQNIGKPWKCGDCGKGFRVPSQLEVHRRSHTGERPFTCSVCRKGFTELSTLRKHQRVHTGERPFTCSQCGKGFIRLSNLQRHQRVHTGERPFTCSQCEKGFTHLTSLQTHQRVHTGERPFICSVCEKGFTHLSSMQTHQRVHTGERPFTCSVCEKGFTHLSSLQTHQRVHTGERPFTCSQCEKGFTTSTSLRKHQRVHTGERPFTCSQCEKGFTQLSNLQTHQRVHTGERPFTCSQCEKGFTQSSVLRKHQRVHTGERPFTCSQCEKGFTTSSSLLAHQRVHTGERPFTCSQCEKGFTQSSVLRKHQRVHTGERPFTCSQCDKGFTQSSHLQRHQRVHTGEKPLTCF, from the coding sequence atggagagacacgaggacacccaaaacatagggaaaccgtggaaatgtggggactgtgggaagggattcagggtcccatctcagctggaagttcatcgacgcagccacactggggagaggccgttcacctgctctgtgtgtaggaagggattcactgagttatccaccctgcggaaacaccagcgagttcacactggggagaggccgttcacctgctctcaatgtgggaagggattcattcggttatccaacctgcagagacaccagcgagttcacactggggagaggccattcacctgctctcagtgtgagaagggattcactcacttaaccagcctgcagacacaccagcgagttcacactggggagaggccattcatctgctctgtgtgtgagaagggattcactcacttatccagcatgcagacacaccagcgagttcacactggggagaggccattcacctgctctgtgtgtgagaagggattcactcacttatccagcctgcagacacaccagcgagttcacactggggagaggccgttcacctgctctcagtgtgagaagggattcactacttcaacgagcctgcggaaacaccagcgagttcacactggggagaggccgttcacctgctctcagtgtgagaagggattcactcagttatccaacctgcagacacaccagcgagttcacactggggagaggccgttcacctgctctcagtgtgagaagggattcactcaatcatccgtcctgcggaaacaccagcgagttcacactggggagaggccgttcacctgctctcagtgtgagaagggattcactacttcatcgagcctgctggcacaccagcgagttcacactggggagaggccattcacctgttctcagtgtgagaagggattcactcaatcatccgtcctgcggaaacaccagcgagttcacaccggggagaggccgttcacctgctctcagtgtgataagggattcactcagtcatcccacctgcagagacaccagcgagttcacaccggggagaagccattaaCCTGCTTTTAG
- the LOC140419958 gene encoding uncharacterized protein — MEKPWKCGDCGKRFRSPSVLETHRRIHTGERPFTCSVCGKGFSQSSTLQTHQRVHTRERPFSCSMCGHRFTHLSTLQAHRRVHTGERPFICSMCGKGFTQLSSLLRHNVTHTNERPFKCSDCGSGFKSSRELMTHQGIHTAERPFSCSYCTKRFRKSSTLRTHQQIHTGERPFTCSECGKGFTKSPDLLIHQQVHTGEKPFTCSECGKGFSSATQLMRHQRVHTRERPFICTGCGRGFAHLPNLLRHNVTHTNERPFKCSDCGSSFKTSSVLMEHQRTHTGERPFICSVCGKGFTRSSYLLKHQQVHK, encoded by the coding sequence atggagaagccatggaaatgtggggactgtgggaagagattcagatccccatctgtgctggaaactcaccgacgcattcacactggggagaggccattcacctgctctgtgtgtgggaagggattcagtcagtcatccaccctgcagacacaccagcgagttcacaccagggaaagGCCTTTCTCCTGCTCCATGTGTGGACACCGATTCACTCATTTATCCACCTTGCAGGCACACAggcgagttcacaccggtgagaggccattcatctgctctatgtgtggaaagggattcactcagttatccagcctgctgagacacaatgtcactcacaccaatgaaaggccctttaaatgctctgactgcgggaGTGGCTTCAAAAGCTCTCGGGAGCTGATGACCCACCAGGGCattcacactgcggagagaccgttcagctgctcttactgcacaaagaggtttcgaaAGTCATCCACACTAcggacacaccagcaaattcacaccggggaaagaccgtttacctgctctgagtgtgggaagggattcactaagtcacccgatctgctgatacaccagcaagttcacacaggggagaaaccatttacctgctctgagtgtgggaagggattcagttctgCAACCCAActgatgagacaccagcgagttcacaccagggagaggccattcatctgcactgggtgtgggaggggattcgctcATTTACCCAACCTGTTGAGACACAATGTCacccacaccaatgagagaccctttaaatgctcggaCTGTGGGAGCAGCTTCAAAACCTCTTCGGTACTGATGGAACATcagcgcactcacaccggggagagaccattcatctgctctgtttgtgggaagggattcactcggtcatcctatctgttgaaacaccagcaagttcacaagtga